ATTATGGTTAGTAGTATTTTAATTGTATTGAGTATCTTGTTATTCTGGAGTCATTGGCAAATTGCCCGCAAATACATTCATAAAACTGATGAGCAGTTATCATAAAAGATGCTTTAAATCTTCGAATATAAATATTATTTTGTATCTTTATTGGGGTTTATGAAAAGTCTGATAAAAAGAACATTTATCATATTAATATTACTATCATCTATTTAACTATTAAAAAGGAGGATACTATGGAACCAAAAATGGCTAAAAAAGGACCTTATGCTGTTGAACTGGAAGCAGGAAAAGAATATTACTTTTGTACATGCGGAGAGAGTAAGAAGCAACCTTTTTGTGATGGATCACATATGGAAACAGATTTCTCACCTATGGCTTTCAAAGCAGAAAAAACTGGAAAGGCTTTCTTATGTGGATGTAAAAAGACAAATAATCCCCCATATTGCGATGGTGAGCATTCAAAAACTTAATTTAAAAACTCATAAAAAGCCTCTTTGCCTCTGTTAAGTGTACTATTTAAGCAATAGGATTAAAATAAAAAGTGGCCAGTTGAAAATTT
The Bacteroides sedimenti genome window above contains:
- a CDS encoding CDGSH iron-sulfur domain-containing protein — its product is MEPKMAKKGPYAVELEAGKEYYFCTCGESKKQPFCDGSHMETDFSPMAFKAEKTGKAFLCGCKKTNNPPYCDGEHSKT